A genomic stretch from Leucoraja erinacea ecotype New England unplaced genomic scaffold, Leri_hhj_1 Leri_1470S, whole genome shotgun sequence includes:
- the LOC129715877 gene encoding cathepsin F-like has translation MRSLQSLMFLLLISAALVTGLEGKRCHTPGPMKDKMVSMFCDFMQTYNKSYKDLEEETRRFKIFVENLERARKRQEMEIGSARYGVTKFSDLSAEEFQQGIPAPFGTSTCEIITVRKGMNNIPEEMDWRKKKYVTPVQNQKNCCSCWAFAVVGNVESHLAIRNRKLIPLSVQELLDCGKSRNNCTSGSMDVAFQDVLLL, from the exons ATGAGGTCCCTCCAAAGCCTGATGTTCCTGCTCCTCATCTCCGCGGCCCTGGTAACTGGACTGGAGGGGAAGAGATGCCACACTCCTGGGCCCATGAAG GACAAGATGGTGTCGATGTTCTGCGATTTCATGCAGACCTATAATAAATCCTACAAGGACCTGGAAG AAGAGACCCGGCGTTTTAAGATCTTCGTGGAGAACCTGGAGCGGGCGAGGAAGCGACAGGAAATGGAGATCGGCAGCGCCAGATACGGGGTCACCAAGTTCAGCGACCTCTCAG CTGAGGAATTCCAGCAGGGCATCCCTGCTCCATTCGGCACATCAACTTGCGAAATAATCACCGTCCGCAAAGGCATGAACAACATCCCAGAGGAGATGGACTGGCGGAAGAAGAAATACGTCACACCAGTTCAAAACCAG AAGAACTGCTGCAGCTGCTGGGCCTTTGCTGTGGTCGGGAACGTCGAATCCCATTTGGCCATCCGCAACAGAAAACTCATCCCGCTGTCAGTGCAAG AGCTGCTGGACTGTGGGAAGTCGAGAAACAACTGTACCTCGGGAAGCATGGATGTGGCTTTTCAAGATGTATTGCTTCTTG